A genomic segment from Methanoplanus limicola DSM 2279 encodes:
- a CDS encoding SulP family inorganic anion transporter has product MSFAQRLRAEWFSNVRGDFLAGITVALALIPEAIAFSIIAGVDPMVGLYASFCIAVVIAFAGGRPGMISAATGSMALVMVVLVRDFGVEYLFLATVITGIMQLCLGFLKVGRLISFIPYSAVLGFVNSLAILIFISQIPFLIGVPPVVYLITAATVGIVVLLPKVTKAVPAPLVAIAVMAGITITAGIDVLTVGDLGTITRALPLFHLPAVPLSVESLLIVLPYSVTLVIVGLLESLLTASIVDEMTDTKSDKDREVKGQGISNVVAGVFGGMAGCAMIGQSVINVTSGGRGRLSSLTAGLFLIFLIIVLGDLVAQIPMAALVGVMIMVAVGTFEWSSLKDLGKMPKSDAFVMLVTIAIVVYTHDLAKGVLTGVVIAALAMVWKMSAISVSGSVRDDGVKVYTVRGQLFFATMSAFVDLFDYAGDPERIEIDFVSSHIWDHSAVEAIVRVIDKYQQEGKSVYVTGLNPESQETLDKGFS; this is encoded by the coding sequence GTGTCATTCGCGCAGAGATTAAGGGCTGAGTGGTTTTCAAATGTCAGGGGCGACTTCCTCGCCGGAATTACAGTAGCTCTGGCTCTTATTCCTGAAGCTATTGCGTTTTCCATCATTGCAGGGGTTGATCCGATGGTGGGCCTGTATGCATCGTTCTGCATTGCTGTTGTTATTGCTTTTGCAGGCGGAAGGCCGGGTATGATCTCGGCTGCGACAGGTTCGATGGCCCTTGTGATGGTTGTCCTGGTGCGGGATTTCGGGGTTGAGTATCTCTTTTTAGCGACTGTTATAACCGGAATTATGCAGTTATGTCTTGGATTTTTAAAGGTAGGGCGGCTTATCTCGTTTATTCCTTATTCTGCTGTTCTTGGGTTTGTAAATTCGCTTGCTATTCTGATTTTTATCTCGCAGATTCCGTTTCTGATTGGTGTGCCGCCTGTTGTGTATCTGATTACGGCTGCGACTGTCGGGATTGTGGTTCTTCTGCCAAAGGTTACGAAGGCCGTTCCTGCACCGCTTGTCGCAATTGCGGTTATGGCCGGAATTACCATCACTGCCGGGATTGATGTCTTAACGGTTGGCGATCTTGGCACTATTACCCGTGCACTGCCTCTATTCCATCTGCCGGCTGTGCCTCTCTCTGTTGAATCTCTGCTCATTGTCCTGCCGTATTCGGTGACGCTTGTTATTGTCGGACTTTTGGAGTCGCTTCTCACTGCGTCTATTGTCGATGAGATGACTGATACTAAAAGTGATAAGGACCGGGAGGTTAAGGGTCAGGGTATTTCCAATGTTGTTGCGGGCGTTTTTGGCGGGATGGCCGGCTGTGCTATGATTGGGCAGTCTGTTATCAATGTCACTTCCGGAGGGAGGGGCAGGCTTTCGTCGCTTACTGCCGGTCTTTTTCTGATATTTCTCATTATTGTTCTTGGCGATCTTGTCGCTCAGATTCCTATGGCTGCTCTTGTCGGGGTGATGATTATGGTGGCTGTCGGGACTTTTGAGTGGAGTTCTTTAAAGGATCTCGGAAAGATGCCGAAGAGTGACGCCTTTGTTATGCTGGTCACTATCGCGATTGTTGTCTATACTCATGACCTTGCTAAGGGTGTCTTAACCGGAGTTGTGATTGCTGCACTTGCTATGGTCTGGAAGATGTCTGCAATTTCTGTCTCCGGCAGTGTCAGGGATGACGGTGTTAAGGTTTATACTGTAAGGGGCCAGCTCTTCTTCGCGACTATGTCGGCTTTTGTTGATCTCTTTGATTATGCCGGCGATCCTGAAAGGATTGAGATTGATTTTGTCAGTTCGCATATATGGGACCATTCTGCTGTTGAGGCGATTGTCAGGGTGATTGACAAGTATCAGCAGGAGGGTAAGTCGGTGTATGTTACGGGTTTAAATCCGGAGAGTCAGGAGACGCTTGATAAGGGCTTTTCATGA
- a CDS encoding PAS domain S-box protein → MNDPSSGSSKISVLYVDDEPSLLDIGKIFLERFGDFKVTTCENAVDALKLLKQKQFDAVISDYQMPECDGLSFLRHFRERGDNTPFIIFTGKGREDVVIEALNSGADFYLQKGGNPKPQFAELANKIRYAVSKKKSEEALIKSEEKYFSLFNNAILGIFRTTPKGVYLDINPAFARIYGYNTPKEMIDDIHNIRDQLYVNPEVRDTFRHILDTKGEVKNFIAENRHRDGHSIWISINATAIKDDSSEEIYYEGTIEEITQQRASMEALERRIIALTRPFESNGEISFEDLFSRDEIQRLQDEFAEATGVASVIIRPDGTPVTKASKSTRLCSEILRKTEKGVENCNKSNSVTGRPDKNGPTISQCPCGLMSAGAGITVNNRHIASWIIGQVRNENYSEDKIREYAQEIGADGEKAVIAYREIASVPEEQFRKIAQVIYTLSKKLSDLAFQNVSQARTIRDLKAARTELSASEEKLRSLFENLKEIYYILDENGTVIEISPNIESVTGYPPSEYTGRPYYEFVHPDDRKERKDRFREILSGKIRPTEFRLLRRDGSSVWVRTEARPAIKDGHLSGIQGIFTEIEDLKMMEEKLKHHSRTLAAVNEMISAANRAKDLPSLFENIIDRTLSLLDFDAGGIYIIDEESGTASVVCSRNVPQFLLEEAGKITADREPYYSLFMKGETIITDHYEEISPEHAERSGFSSMASVPLVSKGRVIGALNVAGKKRHEITDEERETLISAGESLGSTIERFTAEDKLRKSEEQYRAIYDNSTIAIELFDSAGRLIHVNPACLEIFGVSDIEDIKGFPLFEDPNVTDEHKEKLLRGETVRYEVEFDFDTVISLNLYPTIKSGSAWLDVLITPLKTDDGTVTGYLVHVQDITDKKVVEDTIKKSEEKYRSLAENSPVGILTCDREGTITYVNQRVAEILGSPGIEKTAEINLLHTKNLIVSGFADILRDVIDTGKPVLKTEMKYISVWGREVYLRIHIIPLQTGRNTRGAMIIIDDITERKRTEKALLISNKKLQLLSGITRHDILNHVMVIGGYLDLAGNKEMGEKLKGYCNNIRIANDAIKRQIEFTREYDELGAKEPDWYSPCPSADKNGRGPVNITCECEDIEIFADPMIEKVFYNLYDNTIRHSRGADEIRISCGPKGGKTGETGHPDCLIIFEDNGCGVLDEMKERIFERGVGENTGLGLFLIREILAITGITIRENGVHGKGARFEMTVPAGAWRIQEGPDIDNQP, encoded by the coding sequence ATGAATGACCCCTCCTCCGGCAGTTCAAAGATCTCCGTTCTTTATGTGGATGACGAACCGTCACTGCTTGATATCGGAAAGATATTTCTTGAGAGATTTGGGGATTTTAAGGTTACAACCTGCGAAAATGCTGTAGATGCCTTAAAACTGCTGAAACAGAAACAATTCGATGCAGTCATATCAGACTACCAGATGCCGGAATGCGACGGACTCTCATTTCTACGCCACTTCCGCGAGAGAGGCGACAATACACCATTCATCATCTTCACCGGAAAGGGCCGTGAAGATGTCGTAATTGAAGCCTTAAACAGCGGAGCAGACTTTTATCTCCAGAAAGGCGGCAACCCGAAACCGCAGTTTGCAGAACTCGCCAATAAAATACGCTACGCAGTCTCAAAGAAAAAGAGCGAAGAAGCACTGATAAAAAGCGAGGAGAAATACTTCAGCCTCTTCAATAACGCAATACTCGGCATATTCAGGACAACACCGAAAGGAGTCTATCTCGATATAAACCCGGCCTTTGCCCGGATTTACGGCTACAACACCCCAAAGGAGATGATTGATGACATACACAATATCCGCGACCAGTTATATGTAAATCCGGAGGTGAGAGACACCTTCAGGCATATCCTCGATACCAAAGGAGAGGTTAAAAATTTCATAGCGGAAAACAGACATCGTGACGGCCACAGCATCTGGATCTCCATCAATGCCACTGCCATAAAAGATGACAGCAGCGAGGAAATATACTACGAAGGGACAATCGAAGAGATAACTCAGCAGAGAGCCTCAATGGAAGCTCTTGAGCGCCGGATAATTGCCCTGACAAGACCATTTGAGAGCAACGGCGAGATATCATTTGAAGACCTCTTCAGCCGGGACGAGATCCAGCGCCTCCAGGACGAATTTGCGGAAGCGACCGGCGTTGCCTCCGTAATCATACGCCCGGACGGAACACCGGTTACAAAAGCATCCAAATCCACCCGGTTATGCAGCGAAATTCTCCGGAAAACAGAAAAAGGAGTGGAGAACTGCAATAAATCCAATTCAGTCACCGGCAGACCGGACAAAAACGGCCCGACTATCAGCCAGTGCCCCTGCGGACTTATGAGCGCAGGAGCAGGAATTACCGTAAACAACAGGCATATCGCCAGCTGGATCATAGGTCAGGTCAGAAACGAAAACTACTCCGAAGATAAAATACGTGAATATGCACAGGAAATTGGTGCAGACGGGGAAAAAGCAGTTATTGCATACCGGGAAATTGCCTCTGTGCCGGAAGAGCAGTTCAGAAAGATAGCACAGGTCATCTATACCCTCTCAAAAAAACTCTCAGATCTCGCATTCCAGAACGTCTCACAGGCACGGACCATCAGAGACCTCAAAGCAGCCAGAACAGAGCTGTCAGCCAGTGAAGAAAAACTCCGCTCCCTCTTTGAAAACCTTAAGGAGATATACTACATACTTGACGAAAACGGGACAGTCATAGAGATATCGCCAAATATAGAGAGTGTAACCGGATATCCTCCCTCAGAATATACAGGAAGGCCATACTACGAATTTGTCCATCCGGATGACAGAAAAGAGAGAAAAGACCGTTTCCGGGAGATATTATCCGGAAAGATCAGACCGACTGAATTTCGCCTCCTCAGAAGAGACGGCAGTTCAGTCTGGGTAAGAACAGAAGCCCGTCCGGCAATAAAAGACGGACATCTCTCCGGAATTCAGGGAATATTTACAGAGATCGAAGACCTGAAGATGATGGAAGAGAAGCTAAAACATCACTCCAGAACCCTTGCTGCGGTAAATGAGATGATATCAGCCGCAAACAGGGCTAAAGACCTCCCTTCACTCTTTGAAAATATTATTGACAGGACTCTCTCCCTCCTTGATTTCGATGCAGGAGGGATTTATATCATAGATGAGGAGAGCGGGACAGCATCAGTCGTCTGCTCCAGAAATGTCCCACAATTCCTGCTTGAGGAGGCAGGAAAAATAACGGCTGACAGAGAACCCTACTACTCACTGTTTATGAAAGGTGAGACTATAATCACCGACCATTACGAAGAGATATCACCGGAACATGCAGAAAGAAGCGGCTTTTCTTCCATGGCAAGTGTCCCCCTGGTATCAAAAGGCAGGGTAATAGGTGCACTGAATGTCGCCGGCAAAAAACGGCATGAGATTACAGACGAAGAAAGGGAGACTCTCATCTCTGCCGGAGAGTCACTTGGCAGTACAATTGAGAGGTTCACGGCCGAGGATAAACTCCGGAAGAGCGAAGAGCAGTACAGGGCGATATATGACAATTCCACGATTGCAATCGAGCTTTTCGATTCAGCCGGAAGGCTCATCCATGTAAACCCGGCATGCCTTGAGATATTCGGCGTCAGTGACATTGAAGATATCAAAGGTTTCCCGCTCTTTGAGGACCCCAATGTCACTGATGAGCATAAGGAAAAACTGCTCAGGGGTGAGACTGTACGCTACGAAGTTGAATTTGATTTTGATACGGTCATCTCGCTAAATCTCTATCCGACAATAAAGAGTGGTTCTGCCTGGCTGGACGTCCTGATAACACCCCTAAAAACAGATGACGGTACAGTTACAGGCTATCTTGTCCACGTCCAGGACATAACAGATAAGAAAGTTGTGGAGGATACAATAAAAAAATCCGAAGAGAAATACCGCAGTCTTGCAGAGAACTCTCCGGTTGGCATCCTCACCTGTGACAGAGAGGGCACAATTACGTATGTGAACCAAAGGGTTGCAGAGATTCTCGGCTCTCCGGGAATTGAGAAGACGGCTGAGATAAATCTCCTGCACACTAAAAATCTGATAGTTTCAGGCTTTGCAGATATTTTAAGAGATGTCATTGATACAGGAAAGCCGGTCTTAAAAACTGAGATGAAGTACATCTCCGTCTGGGGCAGGGAAGTTTATCTAAGAATTCATATAATTCCGCTCCAGACCGGCAGAAATACCAGAGGGGCAATGATAATCATAGATGACATCACTGAGAGAAAAAGGACTGAGAAAGCTCTGCTCATCTCAAACAAAAAACTCCAGCTCCTCTCCGGAATCACCAGGCATGACATCCTCAACCATGTTATGGTCATCGGCGGGTATCTTGATCTCGCAGGGAATAAGGAGATGGGGGAGAAACTTAAGGGATACTGCAATAATATCCGTATAGCAAACGATGCAATAAAACGGCAGATCGAATTTACACGGGAATATGATGAACTTGGTGCAAAAGAGCCGGACTGGTACAGCCCATGCCCGTCAGCAGATAAAAACGGGAGAGGGCCGGTAAATATAACCTGCGAATGTGAAGATATTGAGATATTTGCCGACCCGATGATAGAGAAGGTCTTTTACAACCTCTATGACAATACCATCCGGCACAGCAGAGGTGCGGATGAGATAAGAATTTCATGCGGACCAAAAGGAGGAAAGACCGGTGAAACAGGACATCCGGACTGCCTGATTATCTTTGAGGACAACGGGTGCGGAGTTTTAGATGAGATGAAGGAGAGGATATTTGAGCGTGGTGTCGGTGAAAATACCGGGCTTGGCCTCTTTTTGATCCGTGAAATACTTGCCATTACAGGAATTACTATCCGGGAGAACGGGGTGCACGGAAAAGGTGCACGCTTTGAGATGACTGTTCCTGCCGGTGCATGGAGAATCCAGGAAGGCCCGGATATTGATAATCAGCCATAA
- a CDS encoding PAS domain S-box protein, whose protein sequence is MNKEENKVAKEIISVLYIDDELIFLKAGQIYLEFNNDFKVTACESAAKALKLLSDEKFDAIISDYQMPGMSGTELLRQIRAGSDKTPFIIFTGKSREEVAIEALNSGADFFLQKGGEPKSQFSELANKVRYAVSKKRNEDKLKIKNEELLAANSRLEATEERLRQQLKENISARNELSELNDYLNRLIENANAPIIVWDSDLVITRFNRASEELTGILADEAIGEEIGIIFPDDKKEEYTENICQSVAGREPVMTEIPVKNRPGIIKTVIWNTAEIKENSRSRAKAFIAQGQDITERRQAESELKESEERHRAIIQTTMDGFWTIGLPEKRLTDVNETYCTMSGYTRDEILAQGINDLDAYENPAETARRIRRITENGSEIFEAKHQRKDGSIFDVEISASYLEDKGGIIICFCRDITGRKETEEALRKSEEKFRSYIENAPDAIFITDKEGRYIDVNPAASEMTGYTQSEMLNMTVSDLASPNAPQETVASFIKLKEEGSVQGELLLQRKDGTDFYAMLKAVALDEDRYMGFCSDITELKITEAELIKTREDLREAHRLSEIGIWDWDIKTDTITWSEEIYTITGIDPSVKPPSYPDLTDIYTEKSQAILSSAVKKALEYGESYSAELELIRPDGTIRFVHAFGGVKKSGDGTVTGLHGTLQDITERKKAEIELADQKRRLSAIISGTNVGTWEWNVMTGEAIFNERWAEIIGYTLEEISPVSIRTWMKYAHPDDLEESNRLMERHFKKETDYYQFESRMRHKDGHWVWVLDRGKVTEWTDDGRPVWMYGTHLDITRRKRAEEELRKSEEKYRDLADNAPVGIIASDRNGKILYANRRVPEILGSTGIDMRYDLNLLENNIVIKSGFSKLLRDVIESGEGIFNFEMEHLSPAGNELYLRLHVIPVMKDRDVTGVRIILDDITDRKRNEEALRIANNKLQMLNSITRHDILNQVTGLHSFIDLTGRKNSEPVISEYLAIMKEAAMTIQNQIEFTGEYNMLGSGDTAWFRLSEVLEDAAVGPVPVKSECKDIEIFADPMVEKVFYNLYDNTLRHGRGVDEVCISVILPKEPVRDENTDIKADYSAPGDKRDGCVIIWEDNGCGVLDEMKEKIFKRGVGANTGLGLFLIREILAITGITIRENGVHGKGARFEMTVPAGAWRTEKDINTISPDI, encoded by the coding sequence GTGAATAAGGAAGAGAACAAAGTGGCAAAGGAGATAATATCAGTCCTTTATATTGACGATGAACTGATCTTTCTTAAGGCAGGACAGATATATCTGGAGTTCAACAATGATTTTAAAGTTACAGCCTGCGAAAGCGCTGCTAAAGCCCTAAAGCTTCTGTCAGATGAGAAATTTGACGCAATAATATCAGATTACCAGATGCCGGGGATGTCCGGTACAGAATTACTCCGGCAGATAAGAGCCGGAAGTGACAAAACCCCGTTTATTATCTTCACCGGAAAAAGCCGTGAAGAGGTCGCCATTGAAGCCTTAAACAGTGGTGCAGACTTTTTTCTCCAGAAAGGCGGCGAACCTAAATCACAGTTTTCAGAACTTGCCAATAAAGTGAGATACGCAGTATCAAAGAAGAGAAATGAGGATAAACTCAAAATAAAAAATGAAGAACTCCTTGCCGCAAACAGCCGCCTTGAAGCCACTGAAGAGAGACTCCGGCAGCAGCTCAAAGAGAACATCAGCGCCAGAAATGAACTTTCAGAATTAAATGACTACTTAAACAGACTGATTGAAAACGCAAACGCCCCGATAATCGTCTGGGACAGTGACCTTGTAATTACCCGTTTTAACCGTGCATCTGAAGAGCTTACCGGAATTTTGGCCGATGAAGCAATCGGAGAAGAGATCGGGATAATATTTCCGGATGATAAAAAAGAGGAATATACAGAAAATATCTGCCAGTCTGTAGCAGGAAGAGAACCGGTAATGACCGAAATTCCGGTGAAAAACCGCCCTGGCATTATAAAGACCGTCATCTGGAATACAGCAGAAATAAAAGAGAATAGCAGAAGCAGAGCAAAGGCGTTCATAGCACAGGGCCAGGACATTACAGAACGCAGGCAGGCGGAGTCTGAACTAAAGGAGAGCGAAGAGCGCCACAGGGCAATTATCCAGACCACAATGGACGGGTTCTGGACAATCGGACTTCCGGAGAAGAGACTGACCGATGTCAATGAGACATACTGCACAATGTCAGGTTACACCAGGGACGAAATTCTGGCCCAGGGTATTAACGACCTTGACGCATATGAAAATCCGGCTGAGACCGCCAGACGTATCAGGCGCATAACTGAGAATGGTTCTGAGATATTTGAAGCAAAACACCAGAGAAAAGACGGTAGTATCTTTGATGTAGAGATCTCTGCATCTTATCTCGAAGATAAAGGAGGCATTATAATCTGCTTCTGCCGGGATATTACCGGAAGAAAAGAGACCGAAGAGGCATTAAGAAAGAGCGAGGAGAAGTTCAGGAGCTATATAGAAAATGCTCCGGACGCTATATTCATAACCGACAAAGAGGGCAGGTATATTGACGTCAATCCGGCCGCATCTGAGATGACCGGATATACGCAGTCTGAGATGCTTAATATGACAGTCTCCGACCTTGCCTCACCCAATGCCCCGCAGGAGACAGTTGCGTCCTTTATAAAACTGAAAGAAGAAGGTTCAGTGCAGGGTGAACTGCTTCTCCAAAGAAAGGACGGGACTGATTTTTATGCAATGCTCAAGGCGGTTGCCCTGGATGAAGATCGCTATATGGGATTTTGTTCTGATATTACAGAGCTTAAAATTACTGAGGCAGAACTGATTAAAACACGGGAAGATCTAAGGGAAGCCCACAGGCTTTCAGAGATTGGTATCTGGGACTGGGATATTAAAACCGACACTATAACCTGGTCAGAGGAGATTTACACCATAACCGGCATTGACCCGTCAGTGAAGCCGCCGTCATATCCCGACCTTACAGATATATACACGGAGAAAAGCCAGGCAATACTCAGTTCTGCCGTTAAAAAAGCGCTTGAATACGGGGAGTCATATTCCGCAGAACTTGAACTCATAAGGCCGGACGGGACAATACGCTTTGTTCATGCATTTGGCGGCGTAAAGAAGAGCGGTGACGGCACAGTCACCGGGCTTCACGGGACACTGCAGGATATAACTGAAAGAAAGAAGGCCGAGATAGAACTTGCAGACCAGAAAAGAAGGCTTAGTGCCATAATCTCCGGAACAAACGTTGGAACCTGGGAATGGAATGTTATGACAGGAGAGGCGATATTCAACGAGCGTTGGGCAGAGATTATCGGCTATACCCTTGAGGAGATCTCCCCCGTATCTATCAGGACATGGATGAAATATGCCCATCCTGACGACCTTGAAGAGAGCAACCGCCTGATGGAGAGGCATTTTAAGAAAGAGACGGACTATTACCAGTTTGAATCACGGATGCGGCATAAAGACGGCCACTGGGTATGGGTGCTTGATCGCGGAAAGGTTACAGAATGGACAGATGACGGCAGACCTGTCTGGATGTACGGGACACATCTTGACATTACCCGGAGAAAGAGGGCCGAAGAGGAACTCCGGAAGAGTGAAGAGAAGTACCGGGACCTTGCAGATAATGCCCCTGTGGGTATAATTGCCTCAGACAGGAATGGGAAAATTCTCTATGCGAACCGGAGGGTTCCTGAGATCCTTGGCTCTACCGGTATTGATATGAGATATGACCTGAATCTGCTGGAAAATAATATCGTCATAAAATCAGGTTTTTCAAAGCTGTTACGGGACGTTATTGAGAGCGGAGAGGGCATATTCAATTTTGAGATGGAGCATCTCTCCCCAGCCGGAAATGAGCTGTATTTAAGGCTGCATGTAATTCCGGTAATGAAAGATAGAGATGTTACCGGAGTCAGGATAATTCTTGACGACATCACTGACAGAAAAAGAAATGAAGAGGCTTTGCGTATTGCCAATAATAAACTTCAGATGCTCAATTCGATAACCCGGCATGATATACTCAATCAGGTTACAGGTTTGCATTCTTTTATCGATCTGACCGGGAGAAAAAATTCAGAACCTGTTATTTCTGAATATCTGGCGATTATGAAAGAGGCCGCCATGACAATTCAGAACCAGATTGAATTTACAGGTGAATATAACATGCTTGGCTCAGGTGACACTGCATGGTTCAGGCTCTCTGAAGTCTTAGAAGATGCGGCTGTTGGCCCTGTACCTGTGAAATCCGAATGCAAAGATATTGAGATTTTTGCAGACCCGATGGTTGAGAAGGTCTTTTACAACCTCTATGACAATACCCTCAGGCATGGCAGGGGAGTGGATGAAGTATGTATATCAGTAATTCTGCCAAAAGAACCTGTCAGAGATGAAAATACCGATATTAAAGCAGATTATTCAGCACCCGGAGATAAAAGAGATGGCTGTGTCATCATCTGGGAGGACAACGGGTGCGGAGTTTTAGATGAGATGAAGGAGAAGATCTTTAAGCGTGGTGTCGGTGCAAATACCGGACTTGGCCTCTTTTTGATCCGTGAAATCCTTGCCATTACCGGAATTACTATCCGGGAGAACGGGGTGCACGGAAAAGGTGCACGCTTTGAGATGACTGTTCCTGCCGGTGCTTGGAGAACTGAGAAAGATATTAATACAATCTCGCCGGACATTTAA
- a CDS encoding universal stress protein, translating into MYKKILLASDGSDNAERAAKEAAGLAEELSSQIILTYITGTPPQSKLVKDNFDVHKVLKDDAEKKIKQTISALTEKEIPYTLKVAIGDPADEIIRIAEKEKADLIILGSRGLGTIKGVVLGSVSRKVTHSAECPVMIIK; encoded by the coding sequence ATGTATAAAAAAATACTCCTGGCATCAGACGGCTCAGACAACGCAGAACGTGCAGCAAAGGAGGCTGCCGGACTTGCAGAAGAACTGTCATCACAGATAATTCTTACATATATCACCGGCACACCACCCCAGTCAAAACTTGTAAAGGACAATTTCGATGTCCACAAAGTACTGAAAGACGATGCAGAAAAGAAGATAAAACAGACAATATCGGCGCTGACAGAAAAAGAGATCCCATACACACTCAAAGTTGCAATAGGCGACCCTGCCGATGAGATAATACGAATTGCAGAAAAGGAGAAAGCCGACCTGATAATACTCGGCAGCCGCGGACTTGGAACGATAAAAGGCGTCGTTCTTGGGAGTGTTAGCCGGAAAGTCACCCACAGTGCAGAATGCCCCGTCATGATAATAAAATAA